A stretch of the Gossypium hirsutum isolate 1008001.06 chromosome D07, Gossypium_hirsutum_v2.1, whole genome shotgun sequence genome encodes the following:
- the LOC107954916 gene encoding protein SULFUR DEFICIENCY-INDUCED 1, with protein sequence MVSSSSKNKMMMMMSSSSRHNEKDQLFHILHKVPQGDTPYVKAKHAQLVEKDPEAAIVLFWKAINAGDRVESALKDMAVVMKQLNRTEEAIEAIKSFRGRCPKQAQESLDNVLIDLYKKCGKVDEQIELLKRKLRLIYRGEIFNGKPTKTARSHGKKFQVSVQQETSRLLGNLGWAYMQKSNYLTAEVVYRKAQMIDPDANKACSLGICLIKQGRYYDARLVLEEISQRKIPGSEEIRARNRAAELLMEINTFEPPPSDVSDILGLDDDFLNGLQLLMNEWGPARSKRLPIFEEISSFRDQLAC encoded by the exons ATGGTGAGCTCATCATCAAAGAataaaatgatgatgatgatgagcaGCTCCTCAAGACATAATGAAAAAGACCAACTTTTTCATATTCTTCATAAAGTTCCTCAAGGTGATACTCCTTATGTTAAAGCCAAACATGCTCAG CTGGTAGAAAAGGATCCAGAAGCAGCAATAGTACTATTTTGGAAGGCAATAAACGCCGGGGATAGAGTAGAGAGCGCACTAAAAGACATGGCGGTGGTGATGAAGCAACTAAACCGAACTGAAGAAGCAATTGAAGCCATCAAGTCTTTCAGGGGCCGTTGCCCCAAACAAGCTCAGGAATCACTTGACAATGTTCTCATTGACTTATACAAG AAATGTGGGAAAGTAGACGAGCAGATTGAGTTATTAAAACGAAAGCTAAGATTAATATACCGAGGAGAGATCTTTAATGGAAAACCCACCAAGACTGCACGCTCCCATGGCAAGAAGTTCCAAGTTTCAGTTCAGCAAGAAACTTCTAGGTTACTG GGAAATTTGGGGTGGGCTTACATGCAAAAATCAAACTACTTGACAGCAGAGGTGGTGTATCGAAAAGCCCAGATGATCGACCCAGATGCCAACAAGGCCTGCAGCTTGGGAATTTGCTTGATCAAACAAGGCAGATACTATGATGCACGGTTGGTGCTTGAAGAAATATCGCAACGGAAAATCCCAGGTTCGGAAGAAATTAGAGCCAGAAATAGAGCTGCAGAATTGTTAATGGAAATCAATACCTTCGAGCCGCCACCATCGGACGTATCAGATATTCTGGGCCTTGATGATGATTTCCTCAATGGGCTTCAACTGTTGATGAATGAATGGGGACCAGCTAGATCAAAGAGACTACCTATTTTTGAAGAGATCTCCTCATTTAGAGATCAGTTGGCCTGTTAA